A window of Vicinamibacterales bacterium contains these coding sequences:
- the infB gene encoding translation initiation factor IF-2: MATVRIYKVAELLNTTSQDVVALLKRDHGIDVKSASSTIEEVVARQFVERVASERGLSVPSATFTSKPKVRRRKTAKSSAQKIEPKKPAAKPLPPPRLVKAKLKPPVDEVEEPKAEDSEAIEPQPTATLITAKAPAPLSEKPVELKSPRTSRVVPPTLRLRVEDEGTPSAPKVAAPEKPKKRPATPTPPAQPITRPVSPKGSPRVTVAPSRAPIGGPRPLPAKPARPAALPQRPGGLPPRRGRRPPFRPGGRSGKRKHPRAATAVVETPLPDITHTITLAEGMTVKDLADKLDTRAKDVLKKLIEKRIMMTINTTLDTDTATMIAREFGADVEMRTFEEEMLHVEQEDAQPEDLFPRAPVVTVMGHVDHGKTTLLDGIRETRVAEREAGGITQHIGAYTVDVKDKRIVFLDTPGHAAFTLMRARGAKVTDVVVLVVAADDGVMPQTKEAIDHARAANAPIIVAVNKIDKSDANPDRVKTELSDLDLTPEAWGGKTVTVDVSAKKRENIDLLLEMILLVADLGELKANPKRNAAGTVLEAKLDRGRGPVATILVQDGTLRVGDTFIAGTVVGKVRALINDQGQKVESATPSTPVEVLGLGGLPLPGDAFQALPDASKARQIANLRQTQAKERELGSKSPRLTLESLQEQVAEGNVKELSIIIKADVQGSAEVLADTLAKLSDEQVKIRIIHSGVGAINESDALLASASNAIVIGFNVRPDRNANEVAERDGLDMRMHSVIYHVTDEIKKAMAGLLEPTKKEMRLGTAEVRETFKVPKFGFVAGCMVTEGLIARTGDAHARLLRDNIVVHEGRIGSLRRFKDDVNEVKTGLECGIAFERFKDVKVGDVIEAFTVEEVAATV; the protein is encoded by the coding sequence TTGGCTACCGTTCGAATTTATAAAGTCGCTGAATTGCTGAATACCACAAGCCAAGATGTGGTGGCATTGCTAAAGCGTGATCATGGCATTGACGTAAAGAGCGCTTCTAGCACGATCGAAGAGGTGGTTGCGCGTCAATTCGTTGAGCGCGTCGCGAGTGAGCGTGGTCTGAGCGTGCCAAGTGCGACGTTCACCAGCAAGCCGAAAGTAAGGCGCCGCAAGACCGCCAAGTCGAGTGCTCAAAAAATCGAGCCAAAGAAACCAGCAGCGAAACCATTACCACCACCGCGACTGGTGAAGGCTAAACTCAAGCCGCCAGTAGACGAAGTTGAGGAGCCTAAGGCTGAGGATTCAGAGGCTATCGAGCCGCAACCGACTGCGACCCTCATTACGGCCAAAGCACCTGCACCACTAAGTGAAAAACCAGTGGAGCTGAAGTCTCCGAGGACATCGCGCGTCGTTCCGCCAACACTCAGATTACGAGTCGAGGATGAGGGCACCCCGTCCGCGCCGAAAGTCGCCGCGCCAGAGAAACCCAAGAAGCGCCCGGCAACCCCGACGCCGCCGGCACAGCCGATTACGCGTCCGGTGAGTCCAAAAGGCTCGCCTCGTGTAACTGTGGCACCATCTCGCGCGCCGATCGGTGGACCGAGACCACTTCCCGCGAAGCCGGCACGGCCAGCGGCGCTACCTCAACGACCCGGTGGATTGCCACCACGCCGTGGACGGCGCCCACCATTTCGGCCCGGTGGGCGTTCTGGCAAACGCAAGCATCCACGCGCGGCTACGGCAGTCGTAGAAACACCGCTGCCCGACATCACTCATACGATTACCCTCGCTGAGGGCATGACGGTCAAGGACCTAGCCGACAAGCTCGACACGCGTGCCAAGGATGTGCTGAAGAAGCTAATTGAGAAGCGCATCATGATGACGATTAACACAACACTCGACACGGACACCGCAACGATGATCGCGCGTGAGTTTGGTGCAGACGTCGAGATGCGGACCTTCGAAGAAGAAATGCTCCACGTAGAACAGGAAGACGCGCAGCCAGAGGACCTTTTCCCTCGAGCGCCAGTGGTCACTGTAATGGGGCACGTCGATCATGGAAAGACAACGCTGCTCGACGGTATCCGAGAAACACGAGTCGCTGAGCGGGAGGCTGGCGGTATCACACAGCACATTGGTGCCTATACCGTGGACGTGAAAGATAAGCGCATCGTATTCCTCGACACACCAGGTCACGCCGCCTTTACGCTGATGCGCGCGCGGGGAGCGAAGGTCACTGATGTGGTCGTTCTCGTTGTGGCAGCCGATGACGGCGTCATGCCTCAGACGAAAGAAGCGATCGATCACGCGCGAGCCGCTAACGCACCGATCATCGTGGCGGTCAACAAGATTGATAAATCTGACGCTAATCCCGATCGGGTTAAAACCGAACTTTCGGATCTTGATCTCACGCCTGAGGCCTGGGGTGGCAAGACTGTAACGGTCGACGTCTCTGCAAAGAAGCGGGAAAATATCGACCTTCTTCTTGAGATGATATTACTCGTTGCCGACCTCGGGGAGCTAAAAGCCAATCCGAAGCGGAATGCAGCTGGAACTGTGCTTGAAGCAAAACTCGATCGCGGGCGTGGACCAGTTGCGACGATTCTCGTGCAAGATGGCACACTACGCGTTGGCGACACATTCATCGCTGGCACCGTTGTAGGTAAGGTGCGCGCACTTATTAACGACCAAGGACAGAAAGTCGAATCCGCAACACCCTCGACACCAGTGGAGGTGCTTGGCCTAGGGGGACTCCCCCTGCCTGGCGATGCATTCCAAGCGCTTCCCGATGCTAGCAAAGCAAGACAAATCGCTAACTTACGCCAAACTCAAGCGAAGGAGCGAGAGCTCGGTTCAAAGAGTCCTCGACTCACATTGGAATCACTTCAGGAACAGGTCGCCGAGGGTAATGTCAAAGAGCTATCCATTATTATCAAGGCGGACGTTCAAGGTTCAGCCGAAGTGCTAGCTGACACACTCGCAAAGTTAAGCGATGAGCAAGTTAAGATCCGGATCATCCATTCGGGGGTTGGCGCAATCAACGAATCTGACGCTCTACTAGCGTCAGCTTCCAATGCCATAGTGATAGGCTTCAACGTGCGTCCGGATCGTAATGCTAACGAGGTGGCAGAGCGCGACGGACTCGACATGAGAATGCATTCGGTTATCTACCATGTTACGGACGAAATCAAGAAGGCAATGGCAGGCCTACTCGAACCAACGAAGAAGGAAATGAGACTCGGCACTGCTGAAGTTCGAGAAACATTTAAGGTGCCTAAGTTCGGTTTCGTCGCTGGCTGCATGGTCACTGAAGGGCTAATTGCTCGAACGGGTGACGCGCACGCACGCTTATTACGTGACAACATTGTCGTGCACGAAGGTCGTATTGGTTCACTCCGCCGCTTCAAGGACGACGTAAATGAAGTGAAGACCGGTTTGGAGTGCGGTATCGCATTTGAACGCTTCAAGGATGTCAAGGTGGGTGATGTAATCGAAGCGTTCACAGTGGAAGAAGTGGCCGCAACCGTCTGA
- a CDS encoding DUF503 domain-containing protein, with amino-acid sequence MSIVALLSVELHIPDANSLKTKRMVLRRVKDRLKKFNVSVAETDHQDLWQRAALAIVAVSTTPTAVREALASVENEIERAAPMMVTRTHVDFLT; translated from the coding sequence ATGTCTATCGTTGCCTTGTTATCAGTGGAGCTTCATATCCCCGATGCCAACTCTCTCAAAACTAAGCGCATGGTATTGCGACGCGTGAAGGACCGGCTTAAGAAATTCAACGTCTCAGTCGCTGAAACCGACCATCAGGATCTCTGGCAACGGGCAGCGCTCGCGATTGTAGCGGTCAGCACGACGCCAACAGCTGTACGTGAGGCTCTCGCCTCGGTTGAAAATGAAATTGAACGCGCTGCGCCCATGATGGTCACCCGTACTCATGTTGATTTCTTGACTTGA
- the rbfA gene encoding 30S ribosome-binding factor RbfA, with protein sequence MAQGSRPERVADLVRAELGELLARRVNDPGVGFVTLTRVQVTPDLQHARVYFTTLGDDDQREQSRRALERATPFLRRQIGQRLTLKRTPRLTFHFDESIGHQERVEQLLEELQISPSTHTGENDDEDQEHDE encoded by the coding sequence ATGGCCCAAGGCTCGCGTCCCGAACGTGTTGCGGACCTAGTGCGAGCAGAACTCGGTGAACTCCTCGCACGTCGAGTGAATGATCCCGGCGTCGGCTTCGTTACCCTGACGCGCGTCCAGGTGACGCCCGATCTGCAGCATGCACGCGTGTACTTCACGACTCTCGGTGACGACGATCAGCGCGAGCAATCAAGACGTGCGCTGGAGCGTGCCACCCCGTTTCTCAGGCGCCAGATCGGCCAAAGACTGACTCTAAAGCGGACACCTAGGCTTACATTTCACTTCGATGAGTCAATTGGCCATCAGGAACGTGTGGAGCAATTACTGGAAGAATTACAAATATCACCGAGTACTCACACAGGTGAAAATGACGATGAAGACCAAGAACACGACGAGTAA
- a CDS encoding DHH family phosphoesterase: MKTKNTTSKATNHTVQDVCDAIRSHHNFVVVSHARPDGDAIGSQVAMGLALKALDKQVRLISAGPVPDIYSELSGVDEIEVASAATGRWDVAIVMECPELSRTELTGLNDGFVLSIDHHPGNTFFGNVNYFDESAAACGELVFSVLQGLQVPITADIATHLYIAILTDTGSFHHGPISTRTFEICRCLTSAGADPRALANQVFDQYRVGRLEVIATMLNEMQLEDQERVAVLNIDERLLTQSNATPNDLDGLVNLPLTTRTVQAVILFKSAPGQPLRVSLRSKGDVNVGLVAAAFGGGGHANASGFTLESTAENKRQAVIDQVMEAVRTALGPAVGGTPEKEKPLIRSR; this comes from the coding sequence ATGAAGACCAAGAACACGACGAGTAAGGCTACGAATCACACTGTTCAGGACGTCTGCGATGCCATTAGGTCTCACCACAACTTTGTCGTGGTCTCGCATGCCAGGCCAGACGGCGATGCGATCGGTTCACAGGTGGCGATGGGACTCGCTTTGAAGGCGCTTGATAAACAAGTTCGCCTCATTAGCGCAGGCCCGGTGCCGGATATCTACAGTGAACTTTCCGGTGTTGACGAGATCGAGGTCGCGTCGGCAGCGACAGGCAGGTGGGACGTAGCCATCGTCATGGAGTGTCCAGAATTATCCCGCACAGAACTGACAGGCTTAAATGACGGGTTCGTCCTGAGCATTGACCATCACCCTGGAAATACCTTTTTTGGTAACGTCAACTATTTTGATGAGTCAGCTGCTGCGTGTGGCGAACTAGTCTTTTCAGTTCTCCAGGGCCTCCAAGTCCCGATCACAGCAGACATCGCAACGCATCTCTACATCGCAATTCTCACTGATACCGGTTCGTTTCACCACGGCCCGATCTCGACACGAACATTCGAAATTTGCAGATGTCTTACGAGCGCAGGAGCAGACCCAAGGGCATTGGCGAACCAAGTGTTCGACCAATACAGGGTCGGCCGTCTAGAAGTAATCGCCACAATGTTGAACGAGATGCAGTTAGAAGACCAAGAACGAGTAGCAGTGCTCAACATCGACGAAAGGCTCCTCACGCAAAGCAACGCCACCCCAAATGACCTTGACGGCCTCGTTAATCTCCCGCTAACAACACGCACAGTCCAAGCCGTCATTCTTTTCAAGTCCGCACCAGGTCAACCACTGCGTGTCAGCCTACGTTCAAAGGGAGACGTAAACGTCGGGCTCGTTGCCGCGGCATTTGGGGGTGGCGGGCATGCGAACGCCTCAGGGTTCACACTAGAAAGCACTGCCGAAAATAAGCGGCAGGCCGTGATTGATCAGGTTATGGAAGCGGTGAGGACAGCCCTCGGACCTGCCGTTGGTGGAACTCCTGAGAAGGAGAAGCCGTTAATCAGGTCAAGATAA
- the truB gene encoding tRNA pseudouridine(55) synthase TruB, translated as MDGVLVIDKPEGPTSHDIVAQVRRVLRVKRVGHTGTLDPMATGVLPLVIGRATRLTQFFSRDSKTYNATIRLGFSTDTYDALGIPAGSNGDPSLDLSHELGDQVIESVLNNFRGTFDQCPPPFSAKKIGGIRAYTIARRGGPVVTVPVQVTVDQLRLLKAENSRLQVEITCSSGFYVRSLAHDIGQMLGCGAHLQALRRTRSGEFDLAHAIPLERAVQGSSEVKNMVNPAPSPIVDRILPLSGLLRALPSAILTSRGRRCASNGQPINQDELTHIDEVTGIATSRVRLFDESGQLVAIAEKMEGALHPRVVLV; from the coding sequence ATGGACGGCGTGTTGGTCATTGATAAGCCCGAAGGACCCACGTCACACGACATTGTGGCTCAAGTCCGGCGAGTTCTCCGAGTCAAGCGGGTCGGCCACACCGGCACCTTGGACCCGATGGCGACGGGTGTGTTGCCACTAGTGATTGGCCGCGCGACTCGTCTAACTCAGTTTTTTTCAAGAGACTCAAAAACTTATAACGCTACCATTCGACTGGGTTTCTCGACAGACACCTATGACGCACTCGGAATACCGGCAGGGTCAAATGGGGATCCCTCGCTAGACTTGTCCCATGAGTTGGGAGACCAAGTAATCGAGTCAGTTCTGAATAATTTTCGAGGCACATTTGATCAGTGTCCACCCCCTTTCTCTGCGAAGAAGATCGGCGGCATACGTGCCTATACGATCGCTAGGCGCGGTGGGCCTGTAGTGACGGTGCCGGTACAGGTAACTGTAGACCAACTCAGACTACTCAAGGCCGAGAATAGTCGACTGCAAGTCGAGATAACCTGCTCATCAGGATTTTACGTACGGTCCCTAGCGCACGACATCGGACAGATGCTTGGCTGCGGTGCTCATCTTCAAGCGTTGCGACGAACGCGAAGCGGAGAATTTGATCTCGCACATGCTATACCGCTTGAACGCGCCGTACAGGGTAGCAGTGAGGTGAAGAACATGGTTAATCCCGCCCCTTCTCCTATCGTCGACCGCATTCTGCCATTATCCGGACTCCTGAGAGCCTTACCATCTGCGATCCTCACGAGTCGAGGAAGGCGCTGTGCCTCCAACGGTCAGCCTATTAACCAAGACGAGTTGACGCACATTGATGAAGTTACCGGGATAGCAACCAGTAGAGTTCGACTGTTCGACGAATCAGGGCAACTCGTCGCGATTGCAGAAAAGATGGAGGGTGCTTTGCATCCCCGGGTTGTTCTGGTCTAA
- the rpsO gene encoding 30S ribosomal protein S15 produces MTLQREQKTDVIGSYQTHDKDTGSAEVQVALLSGRISYLTEHFKMHAKDHHSRRGLLKLVGQRRRLLDYLKHKNAKRYSDLIQRLGIRK; encoded by the coding sequence GTGACTCTGCAGCGGGAGCAAAAAACTGATGTGATCGGTTCCTACCAGACCCACGACAAAGACACTGGGTCCGCAGAGGTTCAGGTTGCCCTCCTCAGTGGTCGGATTAGTTATTTAACCGAACACTTCAAGATGCATGCGAAAGATCATCATTCGCGACGGGGCCTACTTAAACTTGTCGGACAACGTCGACGCTTACTGGATTACTTAAAACACAAGAATGCCAAGCGGTATTCAGACTTGATCCAACGGTTGGGCATCCGTAAGTAG
- the pnp gene encoding polyribonucleotide nucleotidyltransferase, whose protein sequence is MYRRELTIGGKTLSIETGKLAKQADGSAIVRYGDTVVIVTACCASTEREGIDFLPLTVDYREYAYASGRIPGGFFKREARPSEKEVLTSRVIDRPLRPLFPAGWRRETQVIAFVLSSDGENDSDVLALTGASAALSFSRIPFENTIASVRVGLVNNEFVINPNYDQRAKSKLDLVVAGSDKALVMVEAGALEVSEDEIVQALEAGHNAIRQIVEQIDAMASEIGKPKLAASPAPLVPELQQEIESQVLSPLTEAMRVKDKIENYEQVDRVLNDLLESIPEDDANKRADAKRIFELLNEQVLRAEILERNKRLDGRTFDEIRTIWTEVGTLPRTHGSAVFTRGETQALVTTTLGTADDQQKIESLAGESYRRFMLHYNFPPFSVGEVKFLRGPGRREIGHGALAERALAPMIPDEDKFPYTIRVVSDILESNGSSSMATVCGGSLSLMDAGVPLRSPVAGVAMGLIMDEESGRYAILSDIAGAEDHYGDMDFKVTGTTDGITALQMDIKVTGITTEIMREALEQARTGRLHILNKMAETLSVSREDTSTFAPRIVTIKIPTDKIRDVIGPGGKMIRSIIERTGVKIDVEDDGQINVASSDETAAQKAIDIIQELTASPELNKIYVGKVQRITDFGAFVEIMPNIDGLLHISEIALHRVKDVRDELKDGEQVRVKVINIDPSGKVRLSRKVLLQEGSDGDAGGSSKPQSVKKA, encoded by the coding sequence ATGTACAGGCGTGAGTTAACGATCGGCGGCAAGACACTTTCAATCGAAACAGGAAAACTAGCTAAGCAGGCAGATGGTTCCGCCATCGTGCGCTACGGTGACACCGTTGTTATCGTTACCGCCTGTTGCGCGAGTACAGAACGTGAAGGGATCGATTTTCTTCCGCTGACGGTAGATTATCGAGAGTACGCCTACGCTTCTGGGCGAATCCCAGGTGGATTCTTCAAGCGAGAAGCCAGGCCGTCAGAGAAAGAAGTGCTGACCAGCCGAGTCATTGACCGTCCCCTTCGGCCGTTGTTTCCTGCGGGTTGGAGACGGGAGACCCAGGTCATCGCATTCGTCTTGTCATCCGACGGTGAAAATGATTCTGACGTGTTAGCTCTGACCGGTGCTTCAGCAGCATTGTCATTTTCCCGCATCCCCTTTGAAAACACGATCGCGTCAGTGCGCGTTGGTCTAGTGAATAACGAATTTGTCATCAATCCAAACTATGATCAGCGTGCGAAGAGCAAACTCGATCTCGTGGTGGCTGGTAGTGACAAGGCCCTCGTGATGGTAGAAGCTGGAGCTTTGGAGGTTTCGGAGGACGAAATTGTCCAAGCTCTAGAAGCGGGACATAACGCCATCAGACAAATCGTAGAGCAGATTGACGCAATGGCCAGCGAGATCGGTAAACCCAAACTAGCAGCTTCACCTGCACCATTGGTGCCGGAGTTACAGCAGGAGATCGAGAGTCAGGTGCTTAGCCCTCTCACCGAAGCAATGCGGGTAAAGGACAAGATCGAGAACTACGAGCAGGTGGACCGCGTACTAAACGACCTTTTGGAATCGATACCAGAGGACGACGCAAACAAACGTGCTGACGCCAAACGGATTTTTGAGCTACTGAATGAACAGGTGCTACGTGCCGAAATTCTTGAACGGAATAAGCGTCTCGATGGCCGAACCTTCGATGAGATTCGGACGATTTGGACCGAGGTCGGCACACTACCTCGGACACACGGCTCCGCCGTCTTTACGCGAGGTGAAACACAGGCCCTGGTGACGACGACGCTCGGCACAGCTGATGACCAGCAAAAGATCGAATCGCTAGCCGGTGAGTCCTATCGGCGCTTCATGTTGCACTATAACTTTCCACCGTTTTCGGTCGGCGAGGTTAAGTTTCTGCGTGGCCCAGGCCGGCGGGAAATCGGACATGGGGCCCTCGCTGAACGCGCGTTGGCACCGATGATCCCGGACGAGGATAAGTTTCCATACACTATCCGTGTGGTCTCAGACATTCTGGAGTCGAACGGTTCATCGTCGATGGCTACCGTCTGTGGAGGCTCACTCAGTCTTATGGATGCTGGTGTTCCACTGCGTTCACCGGTAGCGGGCGTAGCAATGGGTCTCATCATGGATGAGGAGAGCGGCCGTTACGCAATTTTGAGTGACATAGCTGGAGCAGAGGATCACTACGGTGACATGGATTTCAAGGTCACGGGCACGACCGATGGGATTACCGCGCTCCAGATGGACATTAAGGTCACTGGCATTACGACAGAAATCATGCGCGAGGCACTCGAACAAGCCCGAACTGGGCGACTTCACATTCTCAATAAGATGGCAGAAACACTCAGTGTTTCACGGGAAGACACCTCTACGTTTGCCCCGCGGATCGTTACAATCAAGATCCCCACTGATAAAATCCGAGATGTCATTGGACCCGGTGGAAAGATGATCCGCAGCATCATCGAGCGCACTGGTGTCAAGATCGATGTCGAAGATGATGGACAGATTAACGTGGCGTCGAGCGACGAGACAGCGGCACAGAAAGCAATCGATATCATTCAGGAACTTACGGCGAGCCCTGAACTTAACAAGATTTATGTAGGTAAAGTCCAACGAATCACTGATTTTGGAGCGTTTGTAGAAATAATGCCAAACATTGACGGGCTACTCCACATATCAGAGATCGCGCTCCATCGAGTGAAAGATGTGCGTGATGAACTGAAAGACGGTGAACAGGTGAGGGTTAAAGTGATCAACATTGATCCCTCAGGCAAAGTTAGACTTAGCCGAAAAGTACTTTTACAAGAAGGCAGCGATGGCGACGCTGGGGGGTCGTCGAAGCCACAGTCAGTGAAAAAGGCCTGA